The Anaplasmataceae bacterium AB001_6 genome has a segment encoding these proteins:
- a CDS encoding NifU family protein yields MFIQTVDTPNPNTLKFVTEVPVIDGKDSFFIRAIDKNKLDHDLVKALFELDFVESIFLSPDFLTVTKKENAFWDFIKPEILEIIASFCSKIAYDKKSNVTENNEEISEQNDALLECEFDPADSEIVSQINDVIEKNIRPALWQDGGNLIFKKYAEKCVYVILQGACVGCPSSTITLKQGVESLLRYYFPEKVNEVVALPHDVEDLENYIASNGE; encoded by the coding sequence ATGTTTATACAAACTGTGGATACTCCTAATCCAAATACACTAAAATTTGTAACTGAAGTTCCTGTAATTGATGGAAAGGATTCTTTTTTTATCCGTGCTATTGATAAAAATAAACTAGATCACGATTTGGTTAAGGCTCTTTTTGAACTTGATTTTGTTGAAAGTATCTTCCTTTCTCCAGATTTTTTAACCGTGACAAAAAAAGAAAATGCATTCTGGGATTTTATAAAACCAGAGATACTTGAGATAATAGCAAGCTTTTGTTCTAAAATAGCTTATGATAAAAAATCTAATGTTACGGAAAATAATGAAGAGATATCTGAACAAAATGATGCTTTATTGGAGTGTGAATTTGACCCTGCAGATTCAGAAATTGTTTCACAGATTAATGATGTTATAGAGAAAAATATTAGGCCCGCCCTGTGGCAAGATGGGGGCAATTTAATATTCAAAAAATATGCAGAAAAGTGTGTCTATGTTATATTGCAAGGTGCATGTGTAGGTTGTCCAAGTTCCACAATAACACTTAAGCAGGGTGTAGAAAGCTTGCTTAGATATTATTTTCCTGAAAAAGTAAATGAGGTGGTTGCCTTGCCTCATGATGTTGAAGATCTGGAGAATTATATTGCATCTAATGGTGAGTAA
- the gltA gene encoding citrate (Si)-synthase (type II enzyme; in Escherichia coli this enzyme forms a trimer of dimers which is allosterically inhibited by NADH and competitively inhibited by alpha-ketoglutarate; allosteric inhibition is lost when Cys206 is chemically modified which also affects hexamer formation; forms oxaloacetate and acetyl-CoA and water from citrate and coenzyme A; functions in TCA cycle, glyoxylate cycle and respiration; enzyme from Helicobacter pylori is not inhibited by NADH) gives MRKKGITFILENGEELSLSKLDATFGPSAIDVRELYKRTGLFTYDPGFFSTASCRSSVAFIDGDEGILRYRGLDISNIAESKSFLEVAYLLFYGVEPSSVQFDGFLNKVKKHSYLDKEVVDMIFNLPPASHPMSIMMSAFSVLSCLYKDLSIENAYAMALAKAPYVVAAIYHFLNGEEFNSNEYKYSDYCKNLLYLLFPSSDIPDVFVDAINKFCVLHADHEQNASTSTARMVASTQVPPLAAVTAAIGALWGKAHGGANESLLLMLKEINSVDDVPGLIARAKDPNDDFRIMGFGHRVYKNYDPRAKILKDVCQDVLHAAEVHSGDEAELFKIANKLESIALEDEYFISRKLYPNVDFYSGIVMRAIGFPVNMFTTMFATARIAGWMSQVNEMLLDDEQKLYRPRQLYIGK, from the coding sequence ATGAGAAAAAAAGGTATAACTTTTATTTTGGAAAATGGTGAAGAATTATCTTTGTCAAAACTCGATGCTACATTTGGTCCAAGTGCTATAGATGTACGTGAATTATATAAGCGTACAGGGCTTTTCACTTATGATCCGGGTTTTTTTTCAACAGCATCTTGTAGATCATCAGTTGCTTTTATTGATGGTGATGAAGGAATATTGCGTTATCGTGGATTGGATATATCCAACATTGCAGAAAGTAAAAGCTTTTTGGAAGTAGCATATTTACTGTTTTACGGTGTGGAACCAAGTTCAGTTCAATTTGATGGTTTTTTGAATAAAGTGAAAAAGCATTCTTATCTTGATAAAGAAGTTGTGGATATGATTTTTAATCTTCCACCTGCTAGTCATCCAATGTCTATTATGATGTCTGCTTTTTCTGTTCTTTCATGCTTATATAAAGATCTTAGTATTGAAAATGCATATGCAATGGCTCTTGCAAAAGCTCCATATGTTGTTGCTGCCATTTATCACTTTTTAAATGGGGAAGAATTTAATTCTAATGAATATAAGTATTCAGACTATTGTAAGAATTTATTGTATTTATTATTTCCCAGTTCAGATATCCCAGATGTCTTTGTGGATGCCATAAATAAGTTCTGTGTTTTACACGCTGATCATGAACAGAATGCTTCTACTTCTACTGCTAGAATGGTTGCTTCAACTCAAGTTCCGCCTTTGGCAGCAGTGACTGCAGCAATAGGAGCTCTTTGGGGAAAGGCTCATGGTGGAGCAAATGAATCTTTGCTATTAATGTTAAAAGAAATCAATAGCGTTGATGATGTGCCAGGTTTGATAGCAAGAGCAAAAGATCCTAATGATGATTTTAGAATAATGGGCTTTGGGCATCGAGTATATAAAAATTACGATCCTAGGGCAAAAATACTTAAAGACGTATGTCAAGATGTATTGCATGCAGCAGAAGTTCATTCAGGAGATGAAGCAGAGCTTTTTAAAATTGCTAATAAATTAGAAAGCATTGCATTAGAAGATGAATATTTTATAAGCAGAAAGTTATATCCCAATGTTGATTTTTATTCTGGGATTGTTATGAGAGCCATAGGTTTTCCAGTTAATATGTTTACTACTATGTTTGCCACGGCGCGTATTGCAGGTTGGATGTCACAGGTCAATGAAATGCTTCTTGATGATGAACAAAAATTATACAGACCAAGACAACTTTACATAGGAAAATAA
- a CDS encoding alpha/beta hydrolase has translation MLNILENIKYENFIINNHNYHLAIYDINTDKKYTDVALMLHGVDGLSHDFDYLVDELAKKNYRIILIDIFGRGRSSHLQEAKLYNNSFYVDIIKEVINRLKIKEVDLFGTSMGGILAIEMCARFKNMIKRIILNDVGPYIKADKQFRLAKFFNTIQTEFEDYNDCCSFLKDMYQHTGIKGKEQWLHFFKCRTIYRKGKYTLHFDKQIFHTFLKYAEEMKDINLWHYWNKIDDNVKILVLRGNLSPILEKQTLNKMLDKKNCEAHTFPKVSHAPMLSTKDQLDVILNWLD, from the coding sequence ATGCTAAACATATTAGAAAACATAAAATATGAAAATTTCATAATAAATAATCATAATTATCATTTAGCAATCTATGATATAAACACAGACAAAAAATATACTGATGTTGCACTAATGCTACATGGGGTGGATGGCTTATCTCACGATTTTGATTATCTAGTTGATGAATTAGCTAAGAAAAATTATAGAATCATACTAATAGATATCTTTGGCAGAGGAAGAAGCTCTCACTTACAAGAAGCAAAATTATATAACAATAGTTTCTACGTTGACATCATAAAAGAAGTTATCAACAGACTAAAAATAAAAGAAGTCGATTTATTTGGCACATCCATGGGGGGAATTTTAGCAATAGAAATGTGTGCAAGATTCAAAAATATGATAAAAAGAATCATTCTCAATGATGTAGGACCATATATAAAAGCAGATAAACAATTTAGGTTAGCAAAATTCTTTAATACAATACAAACAGAATTTGAAGATTACAATGATTGCTGCTCATTTTTGAAAGATATGTATCAGCATACCGGTATTAAAGGAAAAGAACAATGGCTACATTTTTTTAAATGTAGAACAATATACAGAAAAGGAAAATATACACTGCATTTTGATAAACAAATATTTCATACTTTCTTAAAATACGCAGAAGAAATGAAAGATATAAATTTATGGCATTATTGGAATAAAATAGATGATAATGTCAAAATATTAGTTCTAAGGGGTAATTTATCGCCTATATTAGAAAAACAAACACTAAATAAAATGCTCGATAAAAAAAACTGCGAAGCTCATACTTTTCCTAAAGTATCTCATGCTCCCATGCTCTCAACTAAAGATCAATTAGATGTGATATTAAATTGGCTAGATTAA
- a CDS encoding ribose-phosphate pyrophosphokinase has protein sequence MHVFLGNNNDVLINNIVASYENSDEFKNYLTVQKVLHKQFADGENYTRLDDQFVYNEDVTLLETLSNDSAVINLMLMIDAVSRLRPRSLNIFIPYMGYARQDRVNASGEAISVAVLFRMLSEYYPVRNFNFIDIHNPNSLTILRNCQVNNLNLSELFIKEIRKSIGKDGVVVAPDFGSIKRSRDLAKQLSFPVALIEKQRDLSSGDVDMISIRGDIKGRNCIIYDDMVDSAGTLCKAADMLKKNGAKKIFACLTHGIFSGQACESIQNSSLEGVFVTNTRDCSIAVAKCSKIKLLDVSSFILNSIIRYL, from the coding sequence ATGCATGTTTTTCTTGGAAATAATAATGATGTTTTAATCAACAATATTGTTGCATCTTATGAAAATTCAGATGAATTCAAAAATTATTTGACAGTACAAAAAGTTTTGCATAAGCAATTTGCCGATGGTGAGAACTACACAAGGCTTGATGATCAGTTTGTATATAATGAAGATGTAACTCTGTTAGAAACTTTATCCAATGATAGCGCTGTAATTAATCTGATGCTTATGATAGATGCAGTTTCTCGTCTTAGGCCTAGGAGTTTAAATATTTTTATCCCTTACATGGGATACGCTAGACAAGATAGAGTGAATGCTTCTGGTGAAGCTATTTCGGTAGCTGTATTATTTAGAATGTTATCGGAGTATTATCCGGTGCGTAATTTCAATTTTATTGATATTCATAATCCAAATTCTCTTACTATTCTTAGAAATTGTCAGGTTAATAATCTTAATCTTTCTGAGTTATTTATCAAAGAAATAAGAAAATCTATTGGCAAAGATGGTGTGGTTGTTGCTCCGGATTTTGGTTCCATTAAACGTAGCAGAGATTTGGCAAAGCAATTATCTTTTCCGGTTGCATTAATTGAAAAACAGAGAGATTTGTCTTCTGGTGATGTTGATATGATCTCTATTAGAGGTGATATCAAAGGTAGAAATTGTATCATATACGATGATATGGTTGATTCTGCAGGGACTCTTTGTAAGGCTGCTGATATGCTGAAAAAAAATGGCGCAAAAAAAATCTTTGCATGTTTGACACATGGTATATTTTCTGGACAAGCTTGTGAGAGCATCCAGAATTCCAGCTTAGAAGGTGTGTTTGTTACTAATACAAGAGACTGTTCGATTGCTGTTGCTAAATGTTCAAAAATTAAACTTTTGGACGTTTCTTCTTTTATTTTAAATTCCATTATTCGTTATTTATAA
- the acnA gene encoding aconitate hydratase AcnA, whose protein sequence is MYERVKKIGVESYHYYSLRAACDSLSYNIDSLPISIKILLENYLRKSNGDEKCLADILDYTNNTGKPIEFYPSRVLMQDFTGVPAIVDLATMRNAMEDIGKDAMRINPLVPVDLVIDHSVQVDSFGQKNSLDKNVKIEMYRNIERYKFLNWGQKSFNNLRIVPPGTGICHQVNIEYLANVVTLSKDNLLYPDTLVGTDSHTTMVNGLGVLGWGVGGIEAESVMLGQPISIVIPEVIGVKLEKSLKPGITATDLVLYITHILRTKKVVGKFVEFYGDGLDSLSLADRATIANMAPECGSTCNLFPIDEHTLEYLELTGRARDKIKIVEEYAKEQGMWHNKNCDIKFTDTVEVDLSSIEHSLAGPKRPQDNVLLHKVPESFYSTVNKKIDNTKDELRDGAIVIAAITSCTNTSNPDVMIAAGLVAKKAVELGIKPKSWVKTSLAPGSQVVDAYLRRSGLYKYLEGIGFHIVGFGCTTCIGNSGPLIPDVAEKVNENDMIVASVLSGNRNFEGRISQLVKANYLASPPLVVAYALSGFIDKDITKDPIATDKDGKLVYLADIMPNNSEIAKIVSEHINQDIFKEKYSDVFLGRAEWRSIEMPSSTVYSWDEDSTYVRRPNFFDNLNSFALSDISDARIILTLGDSVTTDHISPAGQIAKNSAAGQFLKMKGINEEDFNSYGSRRGNHEVMVRGTFANIRIRNLMLGGQVEGGYTRMHDDPTVKTVYDIATEYAKSSIPLVVFAGEEYGTGSSRDWAAKGTMLLGIKAVIAKSFERIHRSNLVGMGVLPFIILDKNFDSSLLTGDEKINIHFEAHSIQIYFKCKCDITNPDGTILTIELQADIRTQSEIDYLKDGGILRHVIKKLST, encoded by the coding sequence ATGTATGAAAGGGTAAAAAAGATAGGGGTAGAATCTTATCATTATTATTCACTAAGAGCTGCGTGTGACTCATTGTCATACAATATTGATTCTTTGCCGATCTCTATTAAAATACTTTTAGAGAATTATCTTAGAAAAAGTAATGGGGATGAGAAATGTTTAGCAGATATATTAGACTATACAAATAACACTGGTAAACCTATAGAGTTTTATCCATCAAGGGTTTTAATGCAAGATTTTACTGGCGTTCCAGCAATTGTTGATTTGGCTACCATGCGTAATGCTATGGAAGACATTGGTAAAGATGCAATGAGAATTAACCCCCTTGTTCCAGTAGACCTAGTAATTGATCACTCTGTACAGGTAGATTCTTTTGGTCAAAAAAACTCTCTTGACAAAAATGTTAAAATTGAAATGTATCGTAATATTGAACGTTACAAATTTTTGAATTGGGGGCAAAAGAGTTTTAATAATTTACGCATTGTTCCTCCAGGAACAGGGATATGTCATCAGGTGAATATAGAATATCTTGCAAATGTTGTGACCCTTTCAAAGGATAATTTATTATACCCTGATACTCTAGTTGGTACTGACAGCCACACTACTATGGTTAACGGTCTTGGTGTTTTAGGCTGGGGAGTAGGAGGCATAGAGGCGGAATCTGTTATGTTGGGTCAACCTATATCTATAGTTATTCCAGAAGTAATTGGTGTAAAATTAGAGAAATCTTTAAAGCCTGGTATTACAGCAACAGACTTAGTGCTTTACATTACTCATATACTACGTACTAAAAAAGTAGTAGGAAAATTTGTTGAATTTTATGGTGATGGCTTAGATAGTCTTTCTCTCGCTGATAGAGCAACAATTGCAAATATGGCGCCAGAGTGCGGTAGTACGTGTAATCTATTTCCAATTGATGAACATACTTTAGAATATCTTGAACTTACTGGTCGTGCTAGGGATAAAATCAAAATTGTAGAAGAATATGCCAAAGAACAAGGTATGTGGCACAATAAGAATTGTGATATCAAATTCACTGATACAGTCGAAGTTGATTTATCTTCCATTGAACACAGTTTAGCTGGCCCGAAAAGACCACAGGATAATGTATTATTACACAAAGTACCGGAATCTTTTTATTCTACAGTAAACAAAAAAATAGATAATACTAAGGATGAATTAAGAGATGGTGCTATTGTTATTGCAGCTATTACAAGTTGTACTAATACTTCTAATCCAGATGTGATGATAGCAGCAGGGCTTGTTGCAAAAAAAGCTGTTGAATTGGGAATTAAACCTAAGTCATGGGTTAAGACATCATTGGCACCTGGGTCACAAGTTGTTGATGCATATCTTCGTAGATCTGGATTATATAAATATCTTGAAGGTATTGGATTTCATATAGTTGGGTTTGGATGTACTACGTGTATTGGAAATTCGGGACCACTTATTCCTGACGTTGCTGAAAAAGTGAACGAAAATGATATGATAGTTGCTAGTGTGCTTTCTGGTAATCGTAATTTTGAAGGCCGTATTAGTCAATTAGTTAAGGCAAATTATCTTGCCTCTCCTCCTTTGGTTGTTGCCTATGCACTGAGTGGTTTTATTGATAAAGATATAACAAAAGATCCTATTGCCACTGACAAGGATGGTAAATTAGTTTATTTGGCAGATATTATGCCTAATAATAGTGAAATTGCAAAAATTGTATCCGAACATATAAATCAAGATATATTCAAAGAAAAATATTCAGATGTATTTTTGGGTCGTGCAGAGTGGAGAAGTATAGAAATGCCTTCTTCAACGGTTTATTCATGGGATGAAGATAGTACCTATGTGCGTAGGCCCAATTTTTTTGATAATTTGAATTCCTTTGCTTTATCAGATATTTCAGATGCTAGAATAATCCTTACTTTAGGAGATAGTGTCACAACTGATCATATTTCTCCTGCGGGACAAATTGCCAAAAATAGTGCAGCTGGTCAATTTTTAAAAATGAAAGGCATAAACGAGGAAGATTTTAATTCATATGGTTCTAGAAGAGGTAACCATGAAGTTATGGTAAGAGGGACTTTTGCCAATATTCGTATACGCAATTTAATGTTGGGTGGTCAAGTTGAAGGTGGATACACAAGAATGCATGATGATCCAACTGTTAAGACAGTTTATGATATTGCTACAGAGTATGCAAAGAGTTCAATTCCTTTGGTTGTCTTTGCAGGTGAAGAATATGGTACTGGATCTAGCCGTGATTGGGCAGCAAAAGGAACAATGTTGTTAGGGATCAAGGCTGTTATTGCAAAAAGTTTTGAGCGCATACATCGCTCTAACTTAGTTGGAATGGGAGTTTTACCATTTATTATCCTTGATAAAAATTTTGATTCTTCTTTACTTACGGGAGATGAAAAAATTAATATCCATTTTGAGGCACATTCAATTCAGATATATTTTAAATGTAAGTGTGATATTACCAATCCAGATGGCACGATATTAACAATAGAATTGCAGGCAGACATTAGGACACAAAGCGAAATCGACTATCTAAAAGATGGAGGAATATTACGTCATGTCATTAAAAAATTGTCGACGTAA
- a CDS encoding cytochrome b/b6 has product MSQDSENSRFKGILGWIDYRLPIVSYFVDHYVFFKAPKNLNYLWNMGSIAGIVLVIQILTGLFLAMHYNPSAEGAFASVEHIMRDVNFGWLIRYAHSNGASMFFVVLYLHIFRGFYYGSYKAPRELLWILGVIIFLVVMATAFMGYVLPWGQMSYWGATVITNLFSAIPLVGDSIVSWIWGGFTVDNPTLNRFFVLHYLLPFILCAIVFLHLTSLHTFGSNNPTGVSIKDKKDTVPFHPYYTAKDSFGFAIFFIVYFVFVFFAPNYLGHPDNYIEADSLVTPSHIVPEWYFLPFYAILRAIPNKLGGVIAMIAAIVVWVFLPILDRSKIRSGNYRPTFCIFYIIFALNFLFLMWLGGQEAKEPFLSLSRLSLVYYFAYFLIILPILPKFEKTLELPNSVSDSMKRC; this is encoded by the coding sequence ATGTCTCAGGATAGTGAAAATTCTAGGTTTAAAGGAATTTTAGGGTGGATAGATTATCGCTTGCCGATTGTTTCATATTTTGTTGATCATTATGTGTTTTTTAAGGCTCCTAAGAATCTTAATTATCTCTGGAACATGGGGTCCATTGCTGGAATTGTTCTAGTTATACAGATATTAACCGGACTGTTTTTAGCAATGCATTATAATCCTAGTGCAGAAGGTGCTTTTGCTAGCGTTGAGCATATAATGCGAGACGTTAATTTTGGTTGGCTAATTAGATATGCGCATTCTAATGGAGCTTCAATGTTTTTCGTCGTGCTATATCTTCATATATTTAGGGGTTTTTATTATGGATCATATAAGGCACCGCGCGAACTGTTATGGATTTTAGGCGTTATTATATTCCTTGTTGTTATGGCAACTGCATTCATGGGCTATGTATTGCCTTGGGGCCAGATGAGTTATTGGGGTGCGACAGTTATTACAAATCTCTTTTCTGCGATACCATTAGTTGGAGATAGTATAGTATCTTGGATTTGGGGAGGTTTTACTGTTGATAATCCCACGTTGAATAGATTCTTTGTATTGCATTATTTGCTTCCTTTCATATTGTGTGCCATTGTGTTCTTACATTTGACATCTTTGCATACCTTTGGCTCAAATAATCCAACAGGAGTATCAATAAAAGATAAGAAAGATACTGTACCTTTTCATCCTTATTACACTGCAAAAGATAGTTTTGGCTTTGCAATATTTTTCATTGTATATTTTGTTTTTGTATTTTTTGCTCCAAATTATTTAGGGCATCCGGATAACTATATTGAAGCCGATTCTTTAGTTACGCCTTCACATATAGTACCTGAGTGGTATTTTCTACCTTTTTATGCAATATTACGAGCTATTCCTAATAAATTAGGTGGAGTTATAGCAATGATTGCCGCTATTGTCGTGTGGGTGTTTTTACCTATATTAGATAGATCTAAAATCAGAAGTGGTAATTATAGGCCTACTTTTTGTATTTTTTATATAATATTTGCATTAAATTTCTTGTTTTTAATGTGGTTAGGTGGGCAAGAAGCAAAAGAACCTTTTTTAAGTTTATCTAGGCTTTCTTTAGTTTATTATTTTGCTTATTTTTTGATTATTTTGCCTATTTTGCCTAAATTTGAGAAAACTCTTGAATTGCCTAATTCGGTAAGTGATTCTATGAAAAGATGTTAA
- a CDS encoding cytochrome c1, which yields MLRFSIYTFFFILLICSVNILKAEEGKEKPISLGWSFNGVLGKFDKNSINRGYIVYKEVCSSCHSLNRISFRNLKEIGMPEDFVKAIASSYEFDDAIDDSGEVQSRKGEIYDYFPSPYKNKQAAAAANNGAVPPDLSLIIKARHNGANYLYSLLTGYTTTDPNEEGLYENPYFEGGALSMAPPLIEGIVTYPDMTEASISTMAYDVVNFLQWAAEPEMESRKKLGLKIMVFLLILSVLLYKVNKSVWRDIKD from the coding sequence ATGTTGAGATTTAGTATTTACACTTTTTTCTTTATTTTGTTGATTTGCTCAGTAAATATTTTGAAAGCTGAAGAAGGAAAAGAAAAGCCGATATCGCTGGGATGGTCGTTTAATGGGGTATTAGGTAAATTTGATAAGAATAGTATAAATCGTGGTTATATAGTATACAAAGAAGTGTGTTCTTCTTGTCATAGTTTAAATCGCATATCTTTTAGGAATCTTAAGGAGATTGGGATGCCGGAAGATTTTGTAAAGGCTATTGCTTCTTCTTACGAATTTGATGATGCAATAGATGATAGCGGTGAAGTGCAATCTAGAAAGGGAGAAATATATGATTATTTTCCATCTCCTTATAAAAATAAACAGGCTGCTGCGGCTGCAAATAATGGTGCTGTACCACCAGATCTTTCATTAATTATTAAAGCAAGACACAATGGTGCAAATTATCTATATTCTTTGCTGACGGGGTATACCACTACGGATCCCAATGAAGAGGGGTTATATGAAAACCCTTATTTTGAAGGAGGAGCTCTTTCTATGGCACCTCCTTTGATTGAAGGCATAGTCACTTACCCTGATATGACCGAAGCTTCTATTTCTACGATGGCATATGATGTTGTGAATTTTTTACAATGGGCAGCTGAACCAGAGATGGAATCTCGTAAAAAATTGGGTTTAAAGATAATGGTATTCTTGCTGATTTTGAGCGTCTTGTTGTACAAAGTGAATAAGAGTGTTTGGAGAGATATTAAGGATTAA
- a CDS encoding disulfide bond formation protein B yields MLFRSEIHEKATFAILFAFCVLVNISYVILASLGFKGCILCVYQRIPYIVNFCLGLLYIVVLLFVSRSIKIKIRNCIILLMFFSMLIDMAIAVYHLLVLHGIIAAECSHITVSDELISSESLSDLYDFIVLNKELDCSTSSLDIFGYPLAMWNFLSLLCIISLSTFVFYYDKKKATKPNY; encoded by the coding sequence ATGCTTTTTAGATCAGAAATTCATGAGAAGGCAACATTTGCAATTTTGTTTGCATTTTGTGTATTGGTAAATATTTCCTACGTAATATTAGCTTCTTTAGGTTTCAAAGGCTGTATACTTTGTGTTTATCAGAGGATTCCTTATATAGTGAATTTTTGCTTAGGATTGCTATATATAGTGGTTTTACTTTTTGTCTCGAGGAGTATAAAAATCAAGATAAGAAACTGTATTATTTTACTTATGTTTTTTTCCATGCTAATTGATATGGCAATTGCTGTATATCATCTATTGGTATTACATGGGATTATTGCAGCAGAATGCTCTCATATTACAGTTTCTGATGAGCTTATATCGTCTGAATCATTATCAGATTTATATGACTTTATTGTTCTAAACAAAGAGTTAGATTGCTCGACTTCTTCGCTTGATATTTTTGGTTATCCTCTGGCAATGTGGAATTTCCTTTCATTACTATGTATTATATCTCTATCTACTTTTGTTTTTTACTATGATAAAAAAAAAGCTACTAAGCCAAATTATTAG
- a CDS encoding demethoxyubiquinone hydroxylase family protein, translating to MIKKKLLSQIIRINHAGEYGAFCIYNAQLKHFKNDPEYRELIDTMKKQEEEHLKFFAEQLLRHRISPTLMIPIWDIASRFLGFTTARLGKKAAMLCTVAVEEVIEEHYKSQLDMLEKLDHDEEVELLKDKIIKFREDELEHHRIGIEHDALDCDSRALLTLCIKSFCKFAIFVSRYI from the coding sequence ATGATAAAAAAAAAGCTACTAAGCCAAATTATTAGAATTAATCATGCTGGTGAATATGGTGCTTTCTGTATTTATAATGCGCAACTGAAGCATTTTAAAAATGATCCTGAGTATAGGGAACTTATTGATACCATGAAAAAACAGGAAGAGGAGCATTTAAAATTTTTTGCTGAGCAATTGCTGCGTCATAGAATATCTCCAACACTTATGATTCCTATATGGGATATAGCAAGTAGATTTTTAGGCTTTACTACTGCTAGATTAGGTAAAAAAGCAGCAATGTTATGTACTGTTGCTGTGGAAGAGGTAATAGAAGAGCATTATAAATCTCAGTTAGATATGTTGGAAAAATTAGATCATGATGAAGAAGTAGAATTGTTAAAAGACAAAATTATTAAATTCCGCGAAGATGAGTTAGAGCATCATAGAATCGGAATTGAACATGATGCGCTAGATTGTGATAGCCGTGCACTTTTAACCTTATGTATAAAGTCTTTTTGTAAATTTGCTATATTTGTATCTAGATATATATAG